Within the Terriglobia bacterium genome, the region GCTTCGGCGGCAGCTGTGGCGCGCTCCTTCGCGGTGATCGGGGCCTTGGTCGCCTGCATATTCGGGAACAGCGCGATGATGGTTCCGATGAGCAGGATGTGCGCGCCCAGCCAAACCCAGTACACCAGCGGATTCAGGTGCGCCTTGATGATTGGCCGCCCAGTGTCGGGATTCGTACCCGCGAAGACCAGGTAGAGATCTTCTTTCGGAGTCGAGTGGTTTGCGACGATGGTCGACATCTGCTGGCTGGCCTTGTAGAAACGCTGCTCGGGATACATGGTCTCGAGCTTCTTGTTTCCCTCGTAGACGTCGATCATCGCGATGTCGGACGAATAGTTGGGATTGTCTTCCTGCGTGTAGGACTTGTTGACCAGCGTGTAAGGGCCGATCTGCATCCGGTCGTTGTAGCCGAGTTCCTTTTCGTTGGTCTGATTGAAGGCAAGCCCGGCGAAACCGATGATGGCAAAGACGACGCCCACGTGCACGATATATCCGCCGTAGCGGCGCGTGTTGCGGCGCGTGAGTTGCACCATGCCGGCGAAAACGTTCGAGTTGTTGTGACGGGCAATGACCCGTCCGCCACGCCAGAACTCGGACATGACCGTCGCGACGACCAGGGCAGAGAGAGAAATGGCCATCAGCGAGTAGAGATACGACACGTCCTGCCATGGCTTGAGGCCGCCAATCATCAACGCGACTGCCACGGCGATCGCGACGAGAGTGGGAATAAGGAAGTTACGCTTCAAGCTTTCGAGGGAGGTTTTGCGCCACGCCAGCAGCGGGCCGACAGCAGTCAGCAGCAAAAGGAACATCGCAATCGGTACGTTGACCTTATTGAAGAATGGCGGACCGACCGTGATCTTGGTGCCCTCCACCCATTCGGAGAGGACCGGGAACAGAGTTCCCCAGAGCACAGCGAATGCGGAAACGAGGAGCAGGACGTTGTTGAAAAGGAAACTGGATTCGCGCGAGACCAGCGATTCGAGGCGATGTTCGCTCTTCAGGTGATCGCGATTGCGGATGAAGAAGAACACGCACGTCGCGAAAATGATCGCGAGGAATGTTACGAACCACGGTCCGATACCCGACTGTGCAAATGCGTGTACCGATTGGACAACTCCGGAGCGCGTCAGGAATGTTCCGAAGATGCAGAGCAGGAACGTGCTGAAGATGAGCCACATGTTCCACATCTTCATCATGCCGCGTTTTTCCTGCATCATGACCGAGTGCAGGAAGGCGGTGCCGGTGAGCCAGGGAAGCAGGGAGGCGTTTTCTACCGGATCCCATCCCCAGTAGCCGCCCCAGCCGAGAACGGAGTAGGCCCAGTGCGCCCCAAGAAAGATGCCACAGGTCAGGAACAGCCACGCGACCATCGTCCACCGACGAGTAATGTGGATCCATTTTTCGCCGGGGTATTTCGTGATCAAGGCGGCGAGGCCGAAGGCGAAGGGCACGGTCATTCCAACGTAGCCGAGATATAGCATGGGCGGGTGAATGACCATTTCCGGATACTGCAGCAGAGGGTTTAGGCCGTTGCCGTCCGGCGGGATTGTGCCGCTGACGAGCGCGAACGGATGCGCGGCAAAGTTCACCAGCGAGAGGAAAAAGATCTGGACGCCGGTGACGATGACCGAGGCGTGAGCGACCAGCCAGGGATCTATCTTATGGCGAACGCGCAAAACCATGCCGTAGATCGAGAGCAGCCAAGTCCAGAAGAGCAGGGAGCCTTCCTGTCCGGACCAGAGCGCGGCGAACTTGTAGGCGATAGGCAGATTGCGATTGCTGTGGTGGAGGATGTACGCCAGTCCGAAATCATTGCGGAAGGCAGCAATGACCAATGCCAGCGCGGCTGCTGTGGTGGTGACAAAAATGGCGATTCCGGCGCGGCGGGCGGTTTCGCCCAGACGCTCGTCTTTGCGAACAATGGCGACGATTCCGGCAACGAAGGCGTAGACGCTAAGCGCCAGGGCTAGAAGAAGAGTAAAGCTGCCAATTTGGGGCATGGGTTAAAAAGGGGAGTGCCACCCTCGGGACATTATTCTTTCAGAAATGAACCGGAGCTACAACCACACCCAAGATGTAGATGCCGAGATTCTGCTTTTGGTGGAAAACTTTACGCAGATTATTGCGAATTAAGGTTTTCGTGCACATCTTGACAACCGACGGGCGGGGGCGCAGAATCCTATCCTTAGGCGAATAAAAAGCGAATATCAGACCGGCCCCAAGTACCTCCTCCTCGGCTGCTTCTGATCGCGCTCCTCGCCCCACTTCCTTCTCGAGGTGCCCCGTGTCGTCCATACCTTTATATATACCCGTCTCTTCGAGCGCCGAATCTTTAGCGGAGCGGCTTAAGGCGATTCGCACCAGCCTTGGGGGACTTGGCGGACGCATGCTACCGGCTTCGGAACTTCCGGAGCGGGTTGCGCAATCGACGGTCTCGACAGGGATCGCTTCCGTCGATGCATTGGCGGGAGGACTGCCGTGCGGGGCGCTGACGGAAATCTTCGGACCGCCGTCTTCGGGAAGAACCTCTTTGCTGTTTTCCGCGCTGGCCGGGCTCACGCAACAGGGACATGCGTGCGCGCTGGTGGACGTCAGCGATAGCTTCGATCCGCTCTCGGCAGAAAAAGCCGGGATCGAATTGCGACAACTGCTATGGGTGCGATGCAACGGTGTTTTCGCGCGAAAAGAACCGACGCACGTTACGCGATATGTCGAAAACGATTTTGGAGTGCATGAGGCGGTGGAGATTCGGACGGATGCGGCAGAGTCTCCGGCACGTGCGGCGAGGAAACTGGCGTTCCGGCGCTTGGAGCAGGGGCTGCGTACGGCAGATCTCTTGCTACAGAGCGGTGGGTTCAGCATGGTTGCCCTCGATGCGGCAGATGTCAAGGCGGAGATTGCGCGAAAGGTGCCAATGACGACGTGGTATCGCTTTCGACGCGGCGTGGAAAATACGCCGACCGCATTCGTATTGCTCACGCGTGGCGCCGTCGCGACCGGCTGCGCGTCGCTGAGCCTGCGCCTTGAACGAACATCGACGCGAAAAAAAATGGTGCAGAACGCGGTAGAGCGGGCATCGCATGCGGCGGTGCTCGATGGAATGAATGTGGCGGTAGAAATGGTTCGAGGCGGGTCGGGGGAGAGCAGCCGCAAAAAAACTGTGCAGAGGGCGGAGTTTATCAGTACCCAGGATTCAGCAGCCAGCATTCAGTCATAGAGCGCGGGAACTATGTTCGCTTGCATTTTCATTCCGGATTTCACGGTTGAGGCGGTGCTTCGCGCCGAACCGATGCTGCGCGGGCGGCCGGTTGCGGTGCTTGAAGGCAAGCCTCCGCTGAGCTACGTGGTGGGTGCGACGGAAGCGGCACGGCGGCTTGGTGTCGAGATCGGGATGACGAAGCTGCTGGCAGAAACGTTGAAGTCAACCGAAGAACCGAAGATCGGGAGAACCGAAGGACAACTGAAGAACCGAAGATCGGGAGAGCCGAAGAATAAAACCGCAGAAAATAATAACGAAGGGCAGAACTTCACCCCGAATTGTTTTCCGCATGATAACGAACGCGAAGAGCGGACGCGGCGGCCGCATGCGCAGGGGACGTACGAGGCGACGTATGGGCGGATGAATACGCGCTTTGGGCTGTATCGAACGAAGATCGACGCGGACGAGTTGAATGAGAATTGTGAAGAGGTCGAGAGTCGCGAAGAAGAAGTAGTAACGAAGAACGAAGGACGAAGGACGAAGGACGGAGAGCTTATTCTGCGCAACCGTTCCGCTGCCGCAGAAAGCTCCGCGCATGCTGCGCTTCTCGACGCGGCACATGCGGTTTCGCCGCGCGTGGAGGATTCGGCTGTGGATACGGTGGTTCTTGATATCAGCGGACTCGATCGGCTGTTCGGGACCTCGCAGCAGGTGGCGCAGGAACTGGTGCGGCGAGTAACAGATGTCGGCTTGGTTGCGAACGTTGCGGTTGCAGAAAATCCCGATGCCGCGGAGCATGCAGCACGTGGTTATCCCGGAGTAACGATTATTCCTGCGGGACAGGAAGCGCAACGGCTCGGGACCCTGCCGCTGCAGGTTCTTTTTTCGGCGGAACGAAGCTCTTTGACGCGCTCGGCTCGACGGTGCGAGGAACAGCGCAAGGCGAGCGAGCGTTTTGCGGCGATGCAGGCGACGCTCGATCGCTGGGGAATACGCAAGTTTCGCGCGCTCGCGGCATTGCCTGCAGTTTCTCTTTCCGAGCGGCTTGGGACCGATGGCGTACGACTTCAAAAGCTGGCGTCCGGTGTGGCGGCGAGAGAACTTGTGCTCAGCGAACCGGTCCAGAGGTTCGAAGAGACGATCGAGTTGGAATATCCGGTAGATGTTTTGGAACCACTCGCATTTCTTTTGGCGCGGATGCTGGACGGTTTATGTGCGCGGCTTGCAGCACGGGCGCTTGCGACAAATGAGTTGCAATTGCGTATGAAGCTCGAATACCGAACGGCGGATGAAGTTGCGAAATCGGAAGCGGAGTTGGCAGGGGAGCCTGTCGTCGAGCGGAAACTCGCGCTGCCTGTACCGATGAACGATGCGCGACTGTTTTTGAAACTGCTGCAACTGGAACTCTCGGCTTCGCCGCCGGGAGCGCCGGTCACGCAGTTGTGGCTTATTGCGGAGCCAGCGAGGCCTCGCACTGGACAGGCCGGATTGTTTCAGCCACTCGCGCCGGAGGCGGAGAAACTGGAACTTACGCTGGCACGGCTGCACAAACTCCTCGGCGTAAGAGAGCAGATACGGGCAGGGTGCGCCGAGATCGTGGATACACATCAGGCGGATCAGTTTGTGGTGAAGAGATTTCAGCCGGAGAAACAGTGTTCTCCGTTCTTCGTTCCTCGTTCTTCGTTGAATAGTTCCCGGTTCCCAGTTTCCAATTCCGAGTTCTCAGCAAAACGATTCGCTGGGGAAGCGGAGGCGTCCGCATGTTTTTCATTGCGACGATTTCGTCCGCCCCTTGCCGCTGAGGTTGAAGTGCGCGACGGCGAACCGGTTCGCGTGAGTTGCGTGGAACTGGGTGCGCGGGATCCGTTGCACGAGAACGTAGTTTGGGCGGCGGGGCCGTGGAGAAGTTCGGGGAACTGGTGGGAAAAAGCAACCGAAAAACCGAAGATCGGGAAAACCGAGGAACAACCGAAGAACCGAAGATCGAGTGAACCGAGTAACAACAACGACGAACGACGAACGACGAACGACGAACCAACTGGGAACCGGGAACTGGGAACTGAGACCCGTAGTGTCGTGAAATGGGATTCGGAAGAGTGGGATATTGCGCTGGCGCTGACTCGGCGCGGTGCTTCGCGGCGTG harbors:
- a CDS encoding heme lyase CcmF/NrfE family subunit, with translation MPQIGSFTLLLALALSVYAFVAGIVAIVRKDERLGETARRAGIAIFVTTTAAALALVIAAFRNDFGLAYILHHSNRNLPIAYKFAALWSGQEGSLLFWTWLLSIYGMVLRVRHKIDPWLVAHASVIVTGVQIFFLSLVNFAAHPFALVSGTIPPDGNGLNPLLQYPEMVIHPPMLYLGYVGMTVPFAFGLAALITKYPGEKWIHITRRWTMVAWLFLTCGIFLGAHWAYSVLGWGGYWGWDPVENASLLPWLTGTAFLHSVMMQEKRGMMKMWNMWLIFSTFLLCIFGTFLTRSGVVQSVHAFAQSGIGPWFVTFLAIIFATCVFFFIRNRDHLKSEHRLESLVSRESSFLFNNVLLLVSAFAVLWGTLFPVLSEWVEGTKITVGPPFFNKVNVPIAMFLLLLTAVGPLLAWRKTSLESLKRNFLIPTLVAIAVAVALMIGGLKPWQDVSYLYSLMAISLSALVVATVMSEFWRGGRVIARHNNSNVFAGMVQLTRRNTRRYGGYIVHVGVVFAIIGFAGLAFNQTNEKELGYNDRMQIGPYTLVNKSYTQEDNPNYSSDIAMIDVYEGNKKLETMYPEQRFYKASQQMSTIVANHSTPKEDLYLVFAGTNPDTGRPIIKAHLNPLVYWVWLGAHILLIGTIIALFPNMQATKAPITAKERATAAAEA